A genomic segment from Nicotiana tabacum cultivar K326 chromosome 7, ASM71507v2, whole genome shotgun sequence encodes:
- the LOC107798207 gene encoding auxin-responsive protein IAA7: MDLKETELCLGLPGGGERDKIKGKRGFSETVDLKLNFQTNDSSSAMDLKEKIKTPTTKEIASNKDSVKPPAKAQVVGWPPVRSFRKNVMAQKNNTEAEKSNATAAAFVKVCMDGAPYLRKVDLKMYKSYQQLSDALAKMFSSFTMGNYGPQGMIDFMNESKLMDLLNSSEYVPTYEDKDGDWMLVGDVPWEMFVDSCKRLRIMKGSEAIGLAPRAMEKCKRRV, from the exons ATGGATCTGAAAGAAACTGAGCTGTGTTTGGGGTTGCCAGGTGGTGGAGAAAGAGATAAAATCAAAGGGAAAAGAGGGTTTTCTGAAACTGTTGATTTGAAACTTAATTTTCAAACCAATGATTCTTCTTCTGCTATGGATCTCAAGGAGAAGATCAAGACTCCTACTACCAAAGAAATTGCTTCTAACAAGGATTCAGTCAAGCCACCTGCCAA GGCACAAGTGGTGGGTTGGCCACCAGTGAGATCTTTCAGAAAGAATGTAATGGCTCAGAAAAACAACACTGAAGCTGAAAAGAGTAATGcaactgctgctgcatttgtgaAGGTTTGCATGGATGGTGCACCTTACCTACGTAAGgtagatttgaagatgtacaaaAGTTACCAACAACTTTCTGATGCTTTGGCCAAGATGTTTAGCTCCTTTACTATGG GAAATTATGGGCCCCAAGGAATGATAGATTTTATGAATGAAAGCAAGCTGATGGATCTTCTCAACAGTTCTGAATATGTACCCACCTATGAAGATAAAGATGGAGACTGGATGCTCGTGGGGGATGTACCTTGGGA GATGTTTGTTGATTCATGCAAGCGTTTACGCATAATGAAAGGATCAGAAGCTATTGGACTTG CACCAAGAGCTATGGAGAAATGCAAGCGCAGGGTTTGA